GGTGTTCGtactttttaaatatatctaaatgTGTGCTTTTCGATCTTCATTTAGGATTGGTCGCTTAGCAACTGCCATGATCGGTGCTGTTGGGATGACGATCTTTGGAATCGTTTCTGCCTTCCCGCCAAACACCGCCGCCTTCATCACTTTCAGATTTCTGACGGGTTTTATTGGATCAGGACTCGGTATGGCATCAGGCATATTAGGTAAACcgtttaaaacaattttataaGGTGAGATTGGTAATATACATAGGTATGCAATTAGTAAGGATAAAAATGCCGTAGGTAGGCAATCATTCTGTTTGTTGAGCCACATTTTGTCCTTCGAAGGCAAGATTAGTCTTGgcaattttgcttttgtttgtaAAATAGTATGGCATCGAAATAGGTGCAAGAGCAAATATCGTTCCAGGTATATTTATAACCAGCTCAAAGCAACCTACTgaaatatgtattatatattcatattttaccGGGCTTAAAATAATTATATCTAACTCAAATACAGATGGGCGAAACAAAAACCCTATCTCTATCTGCACGAACGGGGAGGGGTGGCTTAGTACCGAGAAATAACAAGTGGTTACAGGACAAAGTAACTGAAGAAAAAGTTTAGAGGAACGAAGACAAAACACAAACTTAGAAGCGAAACGCTTTGGCAATTAATGTACAACTTAGAGCGTTAAGTATGTAAAGTATGTAAAGTCGCGGTCGTTCCAATGAGCGCGTGCTCATTTGTTTTGCTAATTCAAtacattaaatatatatatacatttttttttcattttggagaAAATAGTATACGGAAACGATGGTATAAACAAAGTCACGCAACACTAAAAGAAAGTTAGGTGGCATCGATACAAAGTAAACTTTGTACAGCCATAACGGGTTTGGAGTAACAACCCGAACATATTGTTGGTACTTTTGGAAAGGTGACATCATTACGCTCATTGGTAATATCTGGCACATGGTCAAAGGTACCTTTGAGCCgaaattaaatttgtatttcCATGAAATGTGATACCTTTGAGAGAATCTCGCAGATAATGTTATCATATTCATGTGATTATATTAACCACATTGACGAGGATTATCaaacaaaaaacatattttacacTAGTTTACAGCTTAATCCTGTAATAAGATGATGTCTGTAAGTCTGTTCGTCTCTAATTAACCACAGATTCGCCATCACTTTGAATAGGTACCGAACTGGTAGGCCCTTCATGGAGAATTTTCACTCAATCGGCGAGAAACATTTGCTTCTCCGTTGGCTACATGTTATTGGCTGCCTTGGCTTACTTTATTCGCGAATGGTGGATACTTCAACTGGTTATAGGCCTGTGTATTGTTCCGTTATTATCCGTTTGGTGGTATGCATTCAACTATTGTTATTACTCAACGCATCCTGCACAATCCAATATAGGGTTTATATCATACGCCAAGATTACCCTGCAAGATCAATATattcacaatccaatatgggttTATATATACGCCAAGATTACCCtgcaagattaaaatattcgaAAATTGTGTCGTATGAAATAACAACAGTCAAGAATACGAGCCGTGGGTTCActcaatttttaaaacaaattacagtagttatttagtatttttatgaCCTCTTCATCATTTCtcgtttattttgtatttaatttcaACACTTGGCGACCCACGTCTTGTGATCTAGGGTAGCTGCAGAGTCACCGAGATGGCTTCTGGCGACCGGGAGAACAAAGAAAGCAGAGAAACTCATTCGCAAAATAGATAGAGTCAATAGTACCAACGTACCAGAGACTGTCTTTGACGAAATAAGAGCTGCACCAGAAATAACAAATAAAGTAAGTTTCATTGGACGAAAACAAAATCCGTCTTCAGATTACCAACGTGTACCCTTATTTCTGAAGTGTAGGCTACAAGGCGCTTGGCTTTCAGTCGGAAGTACCTGATGATTTTATTATCTCAACCCTGTAATAAATTTCACAGAACTATACTTATGAACGTATgagaacaaaaatgataaaatgttgaaatgccATCAGAGGATAATCATTTTCTCGTCAACATTTAGGAAGAAGATCATGCAAAGCAATGCAACAGTCGTCTTGATTTATTTAGATATCCTAACTTGAGAAAAAGAACAGTGAAGTTATTCTTCTGCTGGTAAGTCTCTAGGTTTACAGGAAAGCTCTTAGCATGAAACGTCTCTCCATCGTCAAACTGTTTTAGGTACCATTGTCATACAGATAAGACTTAACACGAACAACACCCGCTAATGTACACTGGGTTCAGCGCATTTCGATTCTGCTgagtcatcacagtcaaaattcggTTGTTAGAGGAAACGAATAAAACTATATTACAACACTAGTACACCTATCAATAAATTAAGCAGATATACCGTTAAAACGTTATTTTATCATtctttttgtaacaaaatttaacattaaatGACTAAGCCAGATGTAATGAGCGAAACCCAAAGACATGATCGGACGCTTGATAATTTTAAGGGGCGAAAAATGAGACTAAATTTCCCAAAGTGACACCAGAGTCCACATGTTTTTCGCTAATTTAACCAAATCCACGTATATGGCCACATTCACGTCCAGCTTGTCGTGCACAGTAAGGCCCATCGAATTTCTCATCTGCTCGAGTACACACTACTTTTGTAAGCTTGCGAATAGTTTCACACAAAAACAGAGATATGTTTATGCGAATAGTTTCACACAAAAACAGAGATATGTTTATGAGAATCATTGCTTTCTAAATATTCACGCAGGTTTACTGTCAGTCTGGTATACTATGGACTATCACTGAACACGTCTAACCTTGGAGGGAACGATTATCTCAACACAGCAATTTCTGGTGCAGTTGAGATCCCTGCGAACGCTGCTAGCTTATACATACCAGAGACAGTTCTTGGAAGAAGGTGGTCTATGTGTGGCACTTTCGTGGTTGGAGGCGTTACTTTAATTACTGCACTCTTCGCTCCCTCGTGTAAGTGAAGCCTTTTCCTCACGCTAACCAATGGTCCATTTAAAATTCATTGGGTAATACAAAGTGTACGGAATCCACTAGTTTTCAATTCATTCCAGTACAGATATTGAAGACTCTGTCTTTGATGCAtattatatattgtgaaatgtcCGGTAGCCTActaaaacaatgtttatttggAGCTGTGCAAACTATTTGCCAACATTGTCATGTTTAGCAGAGAGCTATATTTGTTCACCATTCGAAGAATTAATGATAGCTAAATGATGGTAGATGGGTGAGGCAGATTGACGGAAACCATATCGCGTCGTTATTACAGACTATTTTGCTGTCACTTGTCCCTCTTATATATAGTCTCATTGTGAACCAGGTTGGAGGGCAAAATTTTGCAAGGGTGTAATGACAGTTACGGGATGCCAAATCCCTGTCTGCCGGGCCGGATTACCCTTCCGCCAGCAAAGCCGAGATGGCACCCGCTCTTATATATAATCTCGGCGTGAAAATTTGAGATTGTTGAgtgattttgttgtgttttcataAGCTGCATATTTTGCGTGCTATAGCTTGATGTTTAAATAGGATCCTAAACTTGTTTGACATCACAGTGCGAACGTAATCGAAAACCAGGATTTGTTTCCACGCATGACATTGGAAAATTAGCCAATGACGTTCATGTTTATTCTAACTTTGATACAAGTTTTTGTGTGGCTTTCCCGCCGTTTTGGGAAAGGAAAGGAGGCTTTCCACGTTTTTGGGCTCCGACTTTCCATGTAACGTGAGGAGTTCAGGATCCTCTCTCcagtgttttcaataaatagttACGTGTTTATTGTTAACTATTCCGAGTCCAGCTGTTTTCTCAGTGACGTCCGATATTAAAGAACCTCCCCCCACAAATCTCGGCATGAACTACCATGGAGGGTAAAAATACTGACAGCCTGTGTCGGGCAACTTAGGCGCCAGCTGGGAACCGCCGCACCTCTCCTGTTGGGCCTCCCGCCATCACCGTGCTCTTGGCATACCTGTGCTCTTGGGTCCACGAAGCAGTCTGTGTCGGGCACGTCGGGCGCCGACCGGGACCCGACGCACCTCTCCCGCCAGGCCTACCATCATCATCGTCCTCTCGGCATGCCCCTACTCTCGGGTCCAGGAAGGCAGCCTGTGTGGGGTATGTCAGGCGCTGGCCGGAAGCCGATGCACCTCTCCAAGCAGGGTCTCCGACCGTCACAGTTCTCTCGGTAAACCCCTGCTCTCGCGTCCAAGAAGACAAATTCTTGCTTTAGCCTCTCGGCCCCTCTCCTATGGGAGCCAAAGAGTTCGGCCGTGGCCCTAAACGCCTCTGCCGCTCTACCTCCTGTAGTCTCCGTGCAGTCCTGCTTGCACATGTCTCTCTTTAATgggtgggttcgaacccgattgaaagctagccgtattttctaccctgggttgatagttctgttggtggacagaattgtccccgagactactcgttcgcccagttatagcgttgtattcattgcttcgcttcgataaagtttgtgtgtgcgatgtgtgatagtgagcgtacgtgcgtgagtgcttcacgaactctacaacgtgtggagtggTCGCAGTCAggaaattgtaacaacttagccggctaatTAACCACTcgtttttgagagtggggatttagccatGCGGCTCTGTCtgctgcctctccgctaggcgactgatgccgtatgttgtgggttcgaacctgattgaaaactagccgtattttttACCGcagacatccgggaacttgcggttttttcacgtcatttttgcgtcacactgccgtgagaacaaaatattgaagtgtggatttttcaacctttacaccagtattcaaagtttcaacattatgtcaatggtaaacactaagttctgtcctttgtcacataatttctgcattgttcactgtcatgtatagtcaaatcccaattcacctcactcgcgtgcaTGAGGtaaaagtgacgtcactccgcggtcaagaattaatatatAGTCTTAGCATGAACCAGGGTATAGGGCGAAATTTTTGCGAGGGCATTCTGGCCGAGTCGGATCACCCTTCCACTGGCAAGGCCGAGACGGCACCCTCTCTTATAGTCTTGGCATGAACCACCGTGCAGGTGAAAATATTGGCAGCCATGTGCTGGGCACGTCGGGCGCCGCACGGGAGCCGATGCACCTCTCCCACCAGGCCTCCTGCCGCTCTCCTGCAGGAGCTTAAGGGCCCTGCCGGAGCTCTGCACGCCTCTACCGCCTAGCCTCCTGCAGTCCCCGTGCATTCTTGCTGGCACATTTTCCTCTTCTTGGCGTGAACCAGGGTGGAGGGTGAAAATTTGCATGGGCGTTCTAACGCATTTGGGACGCCAAATCCCTGTCTCCTGGGACGGATCACCCTTCCACCGCCAAGGCCAATATGGCACCCTCTCTTATATATAATCTCGGCATGAACCAACATTAAATGCGAAAATATTGGAAGCCATGTGACGGGCACGTCGCACCGGCCAGTAGCCGATGCACCTTTCCCAGCTGAGCTCCCGCCATCCTCTTGCTCAGAGCCATTTTGCTGccatgtgtttttattttttaacttaCGCAATAATTTATAAATTTCCACACAGGTGAAATGGAGTGGATTGGAATTACATTAGCAATGATTGGTAAATTTTGCATCACAATCGCCTTCACGATCATTTATGTATTCACAGAAGAACTTTACCCAACTCCTTTAAGGTAAAAGCAAATGTCGCGTTTATTGCTGCTTTACAAACCCACGGGATAACATTTCATACTGctagttttttttctcaaataatcAATTTCCCACGAAATCAGTTTTGGTGTTCAGTAAACATTAATATCTGCACAAGTCTTTTCGATATAATGTTCCTATGGTGTAAAATGTTACAGTACTAGTGTCATAGCCCAAAGTTAAGTTGTACAAAAAAAGCTTTACTTGTTCTACagtcatttgttatttttatccAGAGCAACAGGGTTTGGTCTGTGTTTTATGTGTTCCCGCATTGGAGCAGTGCTGGCCCCTCAGATGCTGACACTCAGGACGCTCTGGACACACTTGCCAGGTGTAATCTTCGGAGTGTTTTCGATTTTATCTGGTTTGTTGATGCTGTCATTGCCAGAAACAAGGAAAGAGAAATTACTTGAGACAGTAGCAGAAGGAGAAGAATTTGGGAAGTAAGTAAGAATGCGCTACAATTACGATCTTTCGCTTGGTACGAAGCAGTCGCCTTCTGTCATTCATGAAGGATCCAAAAGAATTTATGTAAACTGCTCACATTATTTTAGTTATTCATAATCGACAGGTGGAAATGGTTTCCTCATAAATGCAAAATTATGACACGTGAATTTTGATTCACCTTCAGGAAAATGACTCAGGATGCTGGTCAAGATGCTGATATTCATATTGGACACATCAATATGTCGATTACTTCAAATGTTGACATTGGCATTCAAACCGCTGAACCAAGTACATGACAAGTCGAATTGCAGGCTGGTATCGCTCATAGTGATCTTGCTAACACTAACTTGCTCAACTGTTCACAACGTTCATAAATTGCATTTGCCGCTGAAGTTTGGATTTAGCTTATAAGTTGCCACAAAGTCACTCGAAAACTGTTAAATTCATGGAGAAGGCGTCATTTCACAATTTATTGGCGAATTCTTATTACAAATCTCTTGCTGTTTCAAAAATACTGTACCTTGATTCTGTAATAGGTATACCAGAAGATATCTATTATAAAGTTCACAATATTATTGACAACTTTGTTAACagtaaaagaaaaatatcaatttagtGCTTGAAAGTAGTTATACCTCTTGAGGTATCAAACATGTTAATATGAAATTTCAGATGAAAGCACTGCAAGCCATATGAGTGAGAGGATTAGTTGGAAGCAAATATGTGACATGCACTGCGTTACCATTTATTTAGATAATGATGCCAATTTGTTGCAGTAGCATACTCTACGGCGTGTTCTACCGAGCAGTGCATTACACTAAATGATAATTAATGTTAATGTGTCTgttcaaacaattttcaaaatcgaatTCAACGAAAGTATAATCTTACAAAACATGAACAGAAAAGTCGAGATACTACATATACAAGCTTTCCAGAGAATCAACCAATTAATGTAACAGTGGACATATTGATGTAATTCTTCGGTTAAGTTAAAAGCAATAAAGGGGTTGATTGGTTGACTGATTGTCAGAGTAAAGCAACTATGTCGAGTAGAATACAGTGAGTATTTTGAATCTCTCAGGTGCAGCAAACGAATAAtacacttttaaaggggtccttattatgataagatatattgtgtaggacaagtaatgtgaactgactaattttaagtccagATGGTAATCAATTAGcagttcataatttgccctccaactgaaaatttttcgacttaccctcccccactcaaacttcattttcacCCACTCCGCACAtattttttgcctgtttcctcTCCCCATTGTTACTTTTGAAAGCTCCCATGCCCAGTGGCGAAAAAACCTGTTAAAAAACTTGTCGATTTCCCCTtcccttgaaaaaaaatcccatTAAAATGTTTATTCCCCTGCTCACATGAAGCCCCCTCCCCTTCCTTGTTATGAAAAtacctgtcgattttcccctgccctgtaAAAAGGCAAGTAACTTCCTCTCTCCTCATTTTTCCCGTAATCCCGGTCCCCGGGCCAATCAAACCATATCTTCCCTGACGATAAAAAATCAGCTCCCTGccagctaaaaatatgtcccctgcccaagcaaaGTTTAAAATTTTCCCTCCTCTAAAAAATTCTTCctgaatagctttttcgatgaatagctccgttggctgcacctgatatcTAACAGGGTAGCATAGTAGATGGTCACTATCTAGCATTCATATCTGACCAATATCCGGACTTGCGATGCTCTAAATTCTATCCCGAAAGCCTGCTACACTGTGATCAACTCTCTAATAACGAATCTGACTTCTCCtcttcgaggacgaagatgactttatcacacaaccaagcgaaggggatacaaaacaagagagcgactgatgaaggaaccccgtCTTTTGTTCCGAAACACCATAAGATACTTAATCTATGTAATCCCATGTAATCCCATGTAAAAACAAgccttcattttttaaaaaacggATCGACAGTGGTAAAGTTTATCTTATTGATGTATTTTAACGGTCATTATCTATCTTCAATGCCTTTTAAAGACATGGTAAAAACCAGCAGGAATTTGATTGTACAATTGTTAATACTGAAAAGGGCAATCCCTATAGAATGGATGTCACTCATCAAAGATGTTCATGGAAGAATAattgttcagaaaaaaagaataaattttaGATACGGTTATgacggtaaaacaaaagatatatctttattttcataGGAAAGATTTCTATTTGGCCATTGTAAGCGGAAAAACCGACAAATCATAttcacctttaattttgagtgATTTACATATCAACTATACAAGCAAGAGCAAGACCTGGGCTTTTAAAGTAAAATATCTTTATATCAAGAAGGTGGCACAGTTTAATTATCTCCTCTTACATAACCAAATACCTCATAATTACAACctttgtaaattaaaaataatagaTACAgctaattgtaatttttgcGGTCAAGTAGACTCCTGcgagcattttctcttcacatGCAATTTTGTAAGACATTTCTGGGAATTTATAAACAATTCCATAAACAAAagtatgaaatttaatattcagCTACAttggaaacaaaaataattggtGCAAATCATATTACCGGCTTCTTAAAGAGGAACTAACAATTTCTCAgatgatgaaaaatattcagttgTAGGGGATTTAATTAGATCTTTGTGATTTTCTTTTGCAAGCATAGAATATGTAATGTGTCTTGAATTATCAGTATTGTACAACCTATTTGTTATCACACTTCTAATAAAGagatacattttgaaaaaaaacactttcCAAAAGTTCACTGTACGAAGGCATTCGACAAAATGGTCACCCAAACTCTGCGCAGTTTCACACTGAAGGTGGCGCATACATTAACAACATGAtgatcacaaatgacaaaaTCCACATTCAATAGCGTAATGAATTAACACGATAAACAACTGGGCTGGAATCCTTTGCGCTTGGTTCTTGATTGAAAACTTCTAACGTAACAATTTCTTGCGGGATATCTATGGTTAATGTTAGGTTGAACAGGTTCAAATAAAAGGCGATTGTTTCATATTTCGTATTATTATAGTCAACAAAAGACAGTATttcgtcattattagctgtggaATTATGGTATCTTCAAAtttcctctcagacactgtgcaCATCATATTTAGCTACTACTTATAAAATGTAGCTTGTCAAAAGATACAACTGACTGTCCCTCACAAATTTCACCCATGGGTTCGTAAACACTTAACATGGTAAGTGGCAACAGTATGTAGCTAATTACCTAcagaagtttttgatttactggtATTCTTTCTTTGATATTAGTGATTTACATCAATTTATGTACAACTGTCACTTCTGGACATTTGGTTTTGCATATGAAgtttgaaatacattcacagctcattcaaatacTGTATTTACACTTTagaaaagcagagcgttataaataatgatacgaattacttcaagtacaaagtaatactATCTGTTGCTTAAGTTTCATACATCCCGCAATCTTTAGACATTACTAAAAGTATTCATAGTATTGATTTATATGGTTGGcatgtaccattctatttgcaGGTGGtattaaaatttgacaaataataATTGTTTTGTTGGAGACATTTTGAACCAACGTGTAGCTTTTCagatatacaaagattatatCGCTTGTTATATTAGAGTAACATCATGCTTTGTCGATAACTGGCGTTCAAGACCTGGTTCTTGTCTTTTAAAGACCAAATACACTTTGACAGGTCTGTGCAGTTCCGgtacggaacgattgcatgtgattagcgaTGAGCACCTGGAAGGTGTTATtagtgaggccgatgtaaaccttCTCTGTGCTGTCCCGTTGATACCCTGGCCTTGTAAACTACATCTTTCACTTGACAGTCACCCTTCAAGGGGCTTGTAGATTTGTTCCGGAAATTACAATTAGCTGGTAGATCTTTACGCTGATCTCCGGTGATTACCCTCTTATTTTGCGATTTGATTATAATAGCCCTATTCTTCGTTCAGCGGTAACTCACTTAATTGTGTTCCTATTGACGATCTTGTGAAGTTTACACCCCTTTGGaaagtgtttgtcaacaagtATAAGAAATTTCTTGCCGGTATTAGTATCAACGTTTCTGCTGAAAGGGGGTTTAACCACGTGAAGTTACGTTTCCTGTTATTATTTCTTTtcgctgattggttggtcttgaCATATTTAATCTGTTCGGTGTATCCACTTGTCTTCAGCACCGATTGTAGTGACCTTCGTATCTAtcaaagatgcccttatcaCTGAATATTGCTGAGAAGCGTTTGCATATTGCGTCAGGTATATCTTTCATTATAGTCGGCGGGTGATTAGACTGCTTGTTGACATGCATTGTTTGGTCGTATGGATACGGAAAGACCTTACCGTCATTCGGATTAAATGTCACATCCAAGAAGTTTGTTATTTTCTAGATTGTCTccattgtgatcttcagaccaATGTCACGAAATAACTTCGTGATTtcctttttcaaattttctaccTTGCTGGCCGTGGTATTCTTGAGTACGCCAAGCCCGCCCGGTATAAGCCGATTTGATTTTTATCATACTTCTGGGCTAGCGTGCTAAGGATAAACAGACCCACAAATTCACATATCTCGGTACCGTAGAAGCACCCCATTGCGACATCGAATAAATGCTTATTCTCTACTTTGATCCAGGGCGTTATGTGGGTGACCCGGAAACGAACGGGGAAAGGGGAATAGGGAATACGAAGGAGTTATAATGTTTACATTTAAGTAGATAAAACCTGGATAACACtatgtaaaaatgaaaatttgtcctgactttgataaaaatgtgcaaaaatgaaaatgaaaacattttacacaagtCTACAGCTTCATCATGTACTAAGCTAATGTATCTTTGTCCTTCCGTCATACAAACAGTAAAACGTCTCTAATTAACGACAGATTCGCCATTACTTTTAATAGGTACCAAACTGGTTGGCCCTTCATGGAGAATTTCCATTCAATCGGCGAGAAACGTTTGCTTCTCCGTTGGCTACATAGTATTGGCTGCCTTGGCTTACTTTATTCGCGAATGGTGGATACTTCAACTGGTTATAGGCCTGTCAAGTGTTCCGTTAATTATCCGTTTGGTAGTATGCATTCGATGTATTCTTATGAGTTAAGACACCCTGCATAATCGAGTTCAGGGTTTACATCATACGCCAAGATAACCGTACAAGATTGAAAAATTC
This genomic window from Ptychodera flava strain L36383 chromosome 10, AS_Pfla_20210202, whole genome shotgun sequence contains:
- the LOC139141745 gene encoding organic cation transporter protein-like — translated: MVKFDDILEYLGGFGPFQKRIFCLLCFLSAVLALHIFSPVFILAETDHWCYVPQLEQYYNANCTNENTYDFCLETFKNFTIPFEESDGACGDRLVYSKCYRHNITAVDFHPGEDVTKYTNTTTKCDHGWTYDRSTYKSTVIQEFNLVCDRYYLASLSSSVYMLGVFLAPIPFGYLADRIGRLATAMIGAVGMTIFGIVSAFPPNTAAFITFRFLTGFIGSGLGMASGILGTELVGPSWRIFTQSARNICFSVGYMLLAALAYFIREWWILQLVIGLCIVPLLSVWWVAAESPRWLLATGRTKKAEKLIRKIDRVNSTNVPETVFDEIRAAPEITNKEEDHAKQCNSRLDLFRYPNLRKRTVKLFFCWFTVSLVYYGLSLNTSNLGGNDYLNTAISGAVEIPANAASLYIPETVLGRRWSMCGTFVVGGVTLITALFAPSCEMEWIGITLAMIGKFCITIAFTIIYVFTEELYPTPLRATGFGLCFMCSRIGAVLAPQMLTLRTLWTHLPGVIFGVFSILSGLLMLSLPETRKEKLLETVAEGEEFGKKMTQDAGQDADIHIGHINMSITSNVDIGIQTAEPST